In Nomascus leucogenys isolate Asia unplaced genomic scaffold, Asia_NLE_v1 000769F_99896_qpd_obj, whole genome shotgun sequence, a single window of DNA contains:
- the LOC115834022 gene encoding coiled-coil domain-containing protein 86-like has translation MTRPLPESIPLLRHTGLGPPTLAPLGSTHQSLVSQPCPLSKQPSPCPRQSPQGDFGWVTPGDSRSITGPSPPAAPNSTSLVSLGSRLQGPRSPSPRPRPRQSSLGDFGLVTPGAPCCRLCPPLLLPQGGPPWALCAGISKELGPNPVFPSPIVEQQLGHCADVVPPPDQEEWNVVMSQST, from the coding sequence ATGACAAGACCACTGCCAGAGTCCATACCACTCCTGAGGCACACCGGACTGGGCCCCCCAACCCTGGCGCCTCTGGGCTCCACCCACCAAAGTCTTGTCAGTCAGCCCTGCCCCTTAAGCAAGCAGCCCAGTCCCTGCCCTCGTCAGTCACCCCAGGGTGACTTCGGGTGGGTGACTCCTGGGGATTCCCGCTCCATTACTGGGCCCTCACCTCCTGCCGCCCCAAACTCGACCTCCCTGGTCTCTTTGGGCTCGCGTCTCCAAGGACCTcggtcccccagccccaggccccgcCCTCGCCAGTCATCCctgggtgactttgggctggTGACTCCTGGAGCTCCCTGCTGCAgactctgccctcccctcctgctGCCTCAAGGTGGACCTCCCTGGGCTCTTTGCGCTGGCATCTCCAAGGAGCTGGGTCCCAACCCTGTGTTTCCCTCCCCCATTGTGGAGCAGCAACTCGGACATTGTGCTGATGTGGTCCCTCCCCCCGACCAggaggagtggaatgtagtgatgTCACAATCCACCTAG